ttaaaagttaacagTTACCTTACCTTATCATAGAAAGACTGATGGTAACAGTGGTCTAACCctcaattttatacaaaaatataaatttttatatttacataaagcTGAGAAATTTGACTATACAGTTGATACAAGCATATCTATAACATAAGCCagataaaatatacatttcccccagcacaaataaaattattttatttgttgaacgTAAGTTGAAATTTGTTGTTCAAGGCTAAAAACACCAGATAGCACTGTCAtcttaatcttaatattttagagGTTTAGACCACTTTTACACTCAGTATTTCCAATACTAAAAATCTAAAAgcacaagaaaaaatactatatttttagtaataaaatcattcataattaacaagtaaaatattaaaaatttattaatagtattaaGGGCACATTTGacacacattttttcaatttgataatCAATCTCAATAAGAGCATTCTCTTCTTTCAATAGTCTTCTAATATTCTCTTTTAAGATTCTTTGCTTTCTTATCGTCATCATCGTTAAGATTAAGATCGTCATCATCGTTCAAATTAGATTATCGTTAAGATCGTCTTATCATTGTTAAGATTCTTTGCTTTCTTTTTGCTTAgaaattctttgttttcttattgTCAGTAAGATTTGTCTACTTTGTATGGTAGAAGGGAATAAAATTGGATTaagttcacaaaatttttttcaaacataaattttgttttatcagatttttgaaattgtatttaagcgtttacagcattaaaaataaacaaaaatagtagTCAAGCCACAACATTGtgccaaatgatactgaatagggttatttttcattttgatgggatgaacttctaaaaatatgctttgCTTAATCTGATAATGCAAAATAGCAGGGAagggtaataataaaaaaaattataagcttaaTTAATTGAACAGATCGTATGAAGACATATGAGATCATAAAAGGCATATTTCTccagttttgtgcatgattttgtaCTGCTaatcaataacaatttattaactatttacttttttttcaacccCTATAAAGAATGGGTAAGTAGTAAATAAAGAAGAGCTGCATCAATCAttgttaatcaaattaaaaaattactttcaagtaaaattaaaaaaaatatctgctattaataaaaaatgtaattaccttattgttttaaaaattcacaagtctaatattaataatgtaatgaaaaaaatttaataaaatccatACTAATCCatacaaaagaaacaaataaagataaaactgtaaattaaaaacttaattataatgcatctaattggaaataaataaatagcaaaatataccTGATATTGATTCATAATGTCAACGAATTCCTCACCAGTTACTGAACGTTTTCTATATGAAATCCAGTTGTACAATTTGGATAAGTAAGATATAACTGGTTCTGATCCTGGGAAGTACTATTTGAAATAAgataaatggggaaaaaattaaatacatcaaaagtttacaaaaacattaaacaaattaaaaaattttaaaataattttgcattttgttttatgatgCACTTACAACTTTCAACATAAAGAGGTATGATTTCAAAGCAGAAAATTTTTCTCCATCAATAACTTTCGTCATGCCCACTTCCTGTCTTAGAGAAttataaacagcattttctaAATCAACCATATATACAGAACTAGCCCCAGAcctaaatgtaaataataataataattaaaaactgatagttaattttaaaattatttgtttttaatattattttaagattctgAAGCATAGGAAATAATGGATCAATTAATACaaacaaaggaaaataattttagttccaTTAGAAAACACTAAcattagaaaaatcaattaatagcttcaataattttggcaacatttttatatgtgatatataatataaatcataattatagaAACATATAAGGTGAGTATTAGGCATGATTTAGTAACTAATAAAATCTCTCTAATGTCAAAAAGAAACTTGGCCCAGGTTTTTGACAGATTTCATCACTTTTCAACAGATTTTTGACGCATCATGTCAAAAATCCAATCCTACTAAACATTGTATTTACAATGTATTCAAGAGAAGATACCTTTTCTGTTCCATAAgtacagtcaattcgctataactcgaatattactataactcgattttttatgaggtcccgaccattttatcttcaattttatgttaattattctcgattactcgaattttactcccttGAACTCGATTTTTTTGGATCtcttaaagcaagaaaaaaaacctaggagctgatatcttgctccttcctttgcaacacacgcacaatgtctttcgcactcttcatggagaagctaaagctgtcccttttgaagtatgtgaacagtggtTGAAAGAAACGTTgccaaatttacttcaaggatatagtgaaaatgatgttttcaatattgatgaaatgggtttattttttaaatgtcttccaaataagactatgatgtttaaggatgaaaactgctcagggggtaaaatgagcaaggaacgtttgactgtcctagtCTGGAATAGAGAAATTGTCCTTACTTGTTATCGGAAAAAAccgaaatccccgatgtttcaagaatgtaaaaacgtatcctttggattacaagtctaacaaaaagttttggatgacatcagttttatttgaagactatgtaagaaaattggatcggaaattcttcgctaaaaaaagaaaagtgatactctttatggataaatgcacagcgcatagtgatctacctaatttgaaagcagtaaacttgcagtttctcccgccaaacacaacagcaaagttgcagccgatggaccagggtatcataaagtgcttcaaacagtcttatcgtaaatgacttgtcagaaaaatgatcttaaatattgtaagcaattaaaagatttgtaattaataagcattaattaaataatccgacaatattttgaaagttcaaaagcgaaactaacggtaagtcgaacttccgatacgtcgaagtttttcgtcagttttatcagattcgagttatcgtgaattcactgtattaaaaattttacagtaaagttcattaaaaaaaaaaaaaaaaaagaattgttgcAGTAAATTgcaagtttcaaatttataatataggAGTTAAAAttcaagcttaaaaaaaataataaaaagttttaataataagcaTAAATACTCAGTTGAGTTTGTAGGTTCTGCTGTCGCCACCTCAACTTCAGGAAATCTAGGATGTCCTACAATAGCTTTGAATATTTGATTTCTAATCTCAAAAGAGCCTGTATCATTTGAAAACctgaaaaaggaaaagtttgaaatataccATTGATACTTCTAAAGACAAAATCTAAATTACCATAAGGGCAAAtgtatgattattaaaaaaaaagtaaataaaataaaaaaaaaaaaaaaaaaaaattattagttttcagGTTTCAGaaccattttaattaatttttaaaaattaatttaatgtaattaaactaagttaattaaacataatttaactaataagctttcaattttttatgatgaaaagtaaataaaaagattcaatGCAATTACTTACATTTATAGGTTCTTTCTtccatttatctattttaattataccttacattataaaaaaataaaacacgcttttctttattttcattaaacaaaataactaaaattatcttttatccAATGGTAAAAatgcccaaagaaaaaaaagtttagaaataaacagtaaaataaaacagttctaAATACCTGAAGAAGAATAACAATCTAAGagcttatttttaagttaacttttcttaattgtaattcttaataacaagattaaaaacaattcttaaaaaaaataataaactgtacCTCATAAAAACTTCTGCTTTTCCAGAtggattaattttatatattacaggAACAGAACCATTGTAAAGGTTGGGACCCAAATCATTTAGTAACTCAGTATTATTAGTCAAAACTCTTCTTATTATCACTTCAGTTTGAAAGGAAAAATCCATAGTTAGCTAcaagaaatagaatttaaatttgtaagaataagggataaaaataaaattgaaacaatttgtAAGGTAATTGTCTATCCAAGTTCGactttataagcatttttaacaatagaaaaataaaccaGATTGTAACTTTAGAAGCGATTACCTGTCAAAGTAAATCACAAAATTGTTGCTCTATGAATGGTCAActtaatagaaattatattaacattgatgtaaataattttacaagaaacaGACTGATATTATGAGAAATGCAATTCAAttgaaattctttgaaaatgaaaaaactcaGTGAGGCTGAAATTAATGTAACCCTTGCCTGTTAAggaaattcatattaaaacataatataggGTGATTATAATTGAAGATACCCTGCTTAAACCAGTATATAGAATCTGTTATGGTTGAGGGGTGTTAAAGAAACTTGGTATATATACTTCATATGATATGAACCATGGGAAACTCTACAATAGgtcaatttcaataaatgatgCTTTATATGTAAGAGATATGCAATTTGGTGCAGTTTTTGAACATACagccataaaaaatttttctcaaccATGCTATAGCAGAAGAAAGGAAAAGCGTTTCTGGTAGAATTGTTTCATCATAATCACAGTAACCTGTATATTGCATGACAAGAGCATCAATGTTACGCAGCAGAAATGGATACAGAAACCCTATGTGTTACTATAGAACATGCCACAACGAGTTTTGAATATATgcttgataaaaagaaaaagaatgcaCATTGCGATTATGTTTTGATTCCATGGAGCTTTGCATCTCCGAATTGTGTTTTGTTTTCTATGcgtctttaaaaacaaaaaaaacaggtTGTTGAAAtttacacagttttttttttaattgcagatttcttttttccatGATCCATATAACCTGTGTAACAAGTTCCATTGGCATCTGTCAACCAAAATGTGAGTCTAAGTATGGTAACTTTACTCATAGCCACCCTGTACTTGAGAGACATCaccaaaaagctaaaaattcgACTAtattattaggtttttatttgcatttagtttTACAAGTCAGAGACTTGTTACTCAAACTAATTTACAtgcataaaataagattaattcaTCCAGTATAATCCAAAAATATGTTACAGATATTAATTCCACCCTTCattgattgatttgttcatttacgtcgcactagagctgcacaatgggctattggtgacggtctgggaaacatccctgaggatgatccgaagacatgccatcacaattttgatcctctgcagaggggacgGCACTccctcttcggtagcccgacgatctgcacgcgaagtcgagcactttacggtagaacagtttaacgaggaccaataccgcacaccctcggtccatacacagactgatccaagtgatcacccacccgcacactgaccgcagtcagtgatgcttgactccggtgatctgctgggaaggtcttaacgatcagtccactgcgggacaattCCACCCTTCAATTAATTCTTGAAGGGTGACATTTAAAACAAAGGAGTAAACTTCTAAATAGGGACTGACAAATATTCGGCTACTATTTGGTATTCGCCCCCTTTGCTGAATATTTGGTTCGATGAACATTAAGCAAagtattatttggaaaataattttttgataaaaaaatttgggggGGGAGGGGAATTTcatagatttaataaagaataagccaatattatatttttcaccaTACATTATGAGAAATAGTTTAATGTTTGTTAAGTTCCAAAACTTGTTAACTTATGTTCTGAAAGACACATGGAAAagtgaaatttgaagaattaaaactactttatactgaactataaattttgaatgttgatttttttcctctattttcaattatattcagGCAAgtcaatttcatcatttttttcaacactttatgcttaaaaatttagaatttttttttttttgctccatttttgtttatctttctGTTTCAACTACAGCAAAGCAtattaacaaaaactttatttttttattgtctctTTTTTCTTGTATGGAAAGACAGATAACTAGTAACATAGAATACTAATTCTCAATGATAAAGAACTAAGAACAATTCTcctttctgtttcttttttgattttcttattaactttatttttggtcagcatttttaatatgacagcattttttaaaaagcgtttcttttggttggttggttctaatgccacttgccacacgggcaagcctacttggtgaaaccgagcaaatttaaggcagagtgtgcgattcttgtttttcagtggcgccatctatggccaagaattcgacttctgccacaccatacatCACACCTGTTTACAAGGCAAACCCATTcacacatccattcattcatccacagatcgtaattttgacctgactcagtgaacgatcgatctccaatccagtacccccaaaggtattgatttgttatgggaaagCGTTTCTAATAAACATTATTCATTTCGGGTCacttctttctaaaaatacggCAATATGAAAAAGttagattaagatttttatctttaaatctttcgtttaaaaattacaagtgattttttgtttcggtttttatcttgctttttctttttcaaaaaacttatatttttataggcGTTTTTATTACAATGCAGCAATTAAGAGAATTTCTATTGGACTTTAAtctttactttttcttcaaaatatggtaattggataactaaaatgtttagtttttaaattttctttcaaaaattaaaattgatttttatttattctgaaattctgctatcttgaaaaataataacatatctttctgatattttgataaataataacataaaatgtgtGATCAGAATGACATGAAGTACTTCAtactaaattttcagcaaatttcCCTTATCTAATTTCTACAACATATGGAGaaagttttatcaatttaaaaatccaattcattgtaaaaaataaaatattcttcccAATTCtttgtaaatgatatttttaatgattattttaaagtatgcttTCCAGTGGTACATCACAAGTACCAACTTCTTATCTAAAAGTGGACAATTAGAATTATTTCATCCTCCTGGTAAGTTAATACtgataacaaattaattttgaaaaatttatttagtacctttaaacattttttcacgtttttttccatttgttaacAAGGTggtataatttaaagaaataaacatttatcagcctaaacaattttaaaaccaattttctaTGACATAATAGTGTTTTTAGTAAGTTATTTAGTAACACAGCAGTAGTAagttatttagtaatttaaacaagcaataattataaagcattttCTAAAACATGTATAGTTATTTATACCAAGGAATATATAGTTATaccaaacaaacaaaaaaataaacttatataaataaataataaagagaaaaacttttcttaaaataatttacaacagAAAGTTTGTAAATATTGTACACACACAAAACTGATCCAcacaaaaattcaatattaaatactttagtttttactaatatatttttagaagttatACTTACTAAACGACCAACAATGGATTCCTCATCTTCCACAAATAGATATGTGCCTTCAACTTTCATATTacttgatttttcaatttcatttaaacttgtcaacctgaagaagaaaaaaaacaaccatttaaaaaaaaggtaagttccaataaaataaatcacaaaaatatagaCATCTCGCTAACATTTAGTTAACAGTTAAGTTACCAGTATGgagaatgtatttttataactgttgttgaacagttgatccaattttttaagtttacgactaccaatgttcaactccatagccttgcaattttgaacttagtccagaaaacaagggaactcctggatcaagtaataggagaaatttgcctttatggaggactttttgatggaactaacccacatttacgttacctggagaggaaaaccacaaaaacctcccactgcaagaggattctaacccatgatccatctaccactgaagtAATTTTTGTCAGTATTGTGGTCAGTGCAAGATGGGTGCAGAATCCGTATCAAGCAGCCattgaacccagttcacctcactGCGAGGTGAaagctctatctcctgagctcAAGCAGAATGTATTGCAAATATTCTgccttacaaaaataaaattttcgagtttcagttaataattaattttaagggaaaaaacaGAAGGGAAagttttgcaattaaatatttttcaaaatagttagaaaataaaagtacatataaatatacatattttacaaaattataataatattaaattataatagtacatattataatagtattaaattataatagtatatattataatagtgttaaattataatagtatataTCACTATAGATGTTGtgctattaattatttcttaaaaatttgcattagtATAAGcattatataagtttattattagtATAAGTTTATTTAGTATGTATAGTAAGAGAATAGGTAATATAACAAACATACTacacaatggaaaaaaaatagcaaaacagCATAATGATAAAACTTAGTGagcatattttaagatttagatGAGTTTTCACACAAGTGCCTGCTTTTTGTTATGGcagttttttcataaaaaaaaacaaaataatttccttaaaataactaaattgaataaaaatacacatgttttaaatagtaaaaacacTTTAATCTACCactatagaaattaattttaacactctcactaatatttcaaataaactaaaaactattacagttttcttgctttttgatgaaattgtaTAGAGTTCAGCAAATCATACTTCATCTGAAGTTAAACCTAACTTATGATAGCCATGAAAATtaactctttaatttaataatacgaaaagaaaagttttttttagcatttgttttttaaatgtaatccCGATACATCTAATCaagagcatttttatttctgaaacaatatttacaaatgttttcTGATAAACTATGAACAAATTTTGGAACTTCACCCACTTTACCACAATCTGGAGGTAAAGAAGGTACTATATCAAAAcatgttcttttaaatatattactgtgagaaaacaatcaaacaaaatagataagttatgtttcatatttaatccatataaattctatgtaaacaaaatgcaaaaaaactttcagtaaaataaatttaatgaattggttttagagctttcttttaaaaaaaactgattttattccCAATTTACCCAACTTGATACTATCAAACCTGTGAGTagggaaaagaagaaaaaaaaacttttttttttctttttttaccatttttattttcaaaaaacaaattgaacaCATTTGAAGCTCTGAAACACATTGAAAAACCTATAAAATCTTCTTACAAATTAatgtgaaacaattttttttccacttatcCCAAAGCTCCTCATATTGAATAATACAAGCCAACTCATATTTTTATAGGTAAAGATATTTGAAGTGTCTCATGAGGAGTACAGCCAGCATTATAAGAAGTACAGCCAAACAACAGCTACTTACTTTAGAGGAGACAAATCTGGCCAATCAGAAGGAACACCTTTATCCCAGTTTGATTCTATGAAATGGAGGGTAGAATTTTCAATGTAAGGAATATCTCTTCTATGCCCTTCCAGGTCAATTCCCATATCTTTCTCACCAACGTTTCGCCAAAAGAACTAAAAATCAATgtctcatatttaaaaatttgattttaaaaacatgtcaaaaaatttcaaaaaatgaaatatttaccaaagaaatttatatatataaaaagcagGAGACTTTTCAAAGCACTAacacttttcataattttttaacaatcaaaaataaaaacctctaaagctaaaagtgtttaaaaatgttaattttttacaaaataatttaaaattggggCCGAACTGCTTTTCTTTATGTCCTTTAAATTCATTGCACCCCAtgcaaagcaaaattttgtttatcttgtcaataaatttgtcttatttgcccatttatacataatttaatatttaaataattaacactgCTTCGTTTGcaattttagcttaaaaaagttattgataattttaacaaaactgttaataatttaaattgtgagtgttgtttgtatattttgataaaaaccaTATCTCATTGCagaaaattacatataattttgcTCCTAGGACAAAAACTATCATgtcattaacaaaaaaatgttttgctataTCTTATTTAgctatttccaaaataaatttttgcaacaattatagcacaaaagaaataataaaaaataacattttttcagCCTATTTCAAATCTACAgtccattttaaatattaaaaggctTGAAATGATAAGTTACACTTTTTtcaattgtgaaatttttacatctAATTGTTCCTTAGTACTACTTTCAAATAAGtgccttataaatttaaatattttcctccaGATAATAACATCATAGCATAGAAGTATTTTATTGCCTTCATGAAAATTGTTCACCATGAGTGGTCTTAAAAATACACTCAAACAACTTGATAATGTGGTTTATTTCTACATTGACCCAATCTATTCAAATAAAGACCtgcattaaaatgtaaatgtttttactaCAGGTTAtgtataagtaataaaatcaaagtaaCTACCTTCTACACAATTGAAATCAATCTGAAACATAggaataaaaatacagaaactCACTCTTATTGTAGGAAATCCTTTTACATCATATTGACGACACAGCTTCAGGTTTTCCTCATCATTGCAGTTAATTACACCAACATCAATGACTTTTCGCCACACTATGAAGACAAAGAAACAATTGAAACATAAGAATTTATCAatggatactttttttaaaattatttttcaaaatggtgAAAAACTGAAATGAACACTTAATatgtttatagaaaaattcATACAGAGtttaaaagatgttaaaaaaatcaaaaaaatttaaagagaagtatttatttattctaactaAAGTAACTTAAACTTCTGAGcctctgtgattttttttttcttttttttttttacagatttattaaaaccaaaaattctATTCATTATGTTTGGGGTTATTCATAACATGGCTGCCTAACACATAAAATAACATACCTTATGAAACAGTCCTAATGAACAGTCAtatgaatacttaaaaattttacactttttagtCAGCAGCTAAAAGAGTAACAGAATAActttgaacaatttaatttgacatattaaaataataactgggAAATCTTGACAACTTTCTagatttctgacaaaaaaaaataaataaataaattcaattttaaggaaAGAAGAAAATGCTGTTTTATACATTCTGTTGCATTAGGTacattttttcccattttccaAATCACACAAAAAGTAAccatttttataagattttgaaattagaatataatcaccatttgttatttttaatatacagtagggaaccgattatccggaacgatcgggaccatcgctattccggataactgatttttccggttttctgaatctctacaaaaagcagttttttttattgttaaactcaactaagaaaaagaaaatatttggaaataatcttaaaaagaagaaaaaacgatgaagtaatacactaatgattgtttccaaaatgatggtaaggtaaacatctttcaaaaaagaaagaaaaatcttgaaatcttatgaggaaaaaaacatttttttttttaaaaatggcgggaaaatttattgaatttcgttccggttttttggttttccggttttctgatttccggataatgggttctgtactgtatcaACAATTTCATAAACTTCGTTAATAGAAATAGACACTATCACATGTgagaatcaataaaattcagaatgatatgattaataaatatataaaaatcttgaagtttttaaagtatcaaACTTTGCTCCCATTTTATCCAGAACCATTTATTAGGTCCAATATAAGAACAGAAAGTGGTTTTCAAGAACTTTCatatatttcactatttttctgctcgttttttaacgattttttaatgtgaaaatttcATGGCATTCTGCTAGAGCATTTTGCAAACTAATGTTCTTGGCTTCTAATGTTTTTGGCtgtcataataatttaatagtttgagGTTTATGGTCTGGCAAATAAGGCCTTTGcttttatcaatgaaaaattttactaaattgtaaaattctgCAGAAGTTTGTTGCAGAATATAGACCAAGATAAGAATCAACTATACAGTGGTAAAGGAATCGTGCTGTCACTGAGAAAGAACAAGGTTCCATCCCCGATGGTAGTTCGAAGCTCACTCAACTT
Above is a window of Parasteatoda tepidariorum isolate YZ-2023 chromosome 5, CAS_Ptep_4.0, whole genome shotgun sequence DNA encoding:
- the LOC107456653 gene encoding sulfhydryl oxidase 1 isoform X3; amino-acid sequence: MAAMGLGIKPFCYLLIIIVLITLSSSSTLYSAEDPLWELNSSNFESLVYGKDHAWIIQFYNSWCGHCIRFSFFWKLFAKDTKMWRKVIDVGVINCNDEENLKLCRQYDVKGFPTIRFFWRNVGEKDMGIDLEGHRRDIPYIENSTLHFIESNWDKGVPSDWPDLSPLKLTSLNEIEKSSNMKVEGTYLFVEDEESIVGRLLTMDFSFQTEVIIRRVLTNNTELLNDLGPNLYNGSVPVIYKINPSGKAEVFMRFSNDTGSFEIRNQIFKAIVGHPRFPEVEVATAEPTNSTESGASSVYMVDLENAVYNSLRQEVGMTKVIDGEKFSALKSYLFMLKVYFPGSEPVISYLSKLYNWISYRKRSVTGEEFVDIMNQYQTETEYLPKMRDYVGCKGSELKYRGYPCSLWTLFHTITIQANNEFKRSLGYEETAAQALFAIRDYVKYFFTCHECVENFLKMAKDLEAKVKSSENAVLWLWQAHNEANNRLAGDETEDPKHPKIQFPSKEACPLCRKTGETFRDIVWDQEQVLQFLSKIYGKQNIKQGSVKVVDLVPSDRRINNSAMSIFRSKVFQSLYWKKKNNKGSNC
- the LOC107456653 gene encoding sulfhydryl oxidase 1 isoform X2, coding for MAAMGLGIKPFCYLLIIIVLITLSSSSTLYSAEDPLWELNSSNFESLVYGKDHAWIIQFYNSWCGHCIRFSFFWKLFAKDTKMWRKVIDVGVINCNDEENLKLCRQYDVKGFPTIRFFWRNVGEKDMGIDLEGHRRDIPYIENSTLHFIESNWDKGVPSDWPDLSPLKLTSLNEIEKSSNMKVEGTYLFVEDEESIVGRLLTMDFSFQTEVIIRRVLTNNTELLNDLGPNLYNGSVPVIYKINPSGKAEVFMRFSNDTGSFEIRNQIFKAIVGHPRFPEVEVATAEPTNSTESGASSVYMVDLENAVYNSLRQEVGMTKVIDGEKFSALKSYLFMLKVYFPGSEPVISYLSKLYNWISYRKRSVTGEEFVDIMNQYQTETEYLPKMRDYVGCKGSELKYRGYPCSLWTLFHTITIQANNEFKRSLGYEETAAQALFAIRDYVKYFFTCHECVENFLKMAKDLEAKVKSSENAVLWLWQAHNEANNRLAGDETEDPKHPKIQFPSKEACPLCRKTGETFRDIVWDQEQVLQFLSKIYGKQNIKQGSVKVVDLVPSDRRINNSAMGSKLFLSPVLTALLVLFYCKKHF